The Cardinium endosymbiont cEper1 of Encarsia pergandiella nucleotide sequence ATGATCTTGAAGGGCACGAATGGCTGATTCACGTCCAATGCCTGGCCCCTTTACAAATACATTCACCCGCCGTAAACCTAACGCATAAGCAGCTTTTGCACAGTCTGCCGATGCCATTTGGGCAGCATAGGGTGTGTTTTTTTTAGATCCCTTAAAGCCCATCTTACCAGAAGAAGACCAAGCAATCACTTGACCAACTTCATTTGTAATTGAAATAATAAGGTTATTAAAAGTAGCTTGGATATGTGCTTGCCCCTCTTTACCAACTTTTACAACTTTTTTTTTAACTTTATTTTTTCCTATATTTTTCATAGTAATGCTCTATAAACTTTCTTTAAAGAGAAGAAGGGATAGTACCTAATGACACCATTAGACTTTACTTGGTAGCTTTCTTTTTATTCGCAATTGTTT carries:
- the rpsK gene encoding 30S ribosomal protein S11, which produces MKNIGKNKVKKKVVKVGKEGQAHIQATFNNLIISITNEVGQVIAWSSSGKMGFKGSKKNTPYAAQMASADCAKAAYALGLRRVNVFVKGPGIGRESAIRALQDHSVEVISIRDVTPLPHNGCRPPKRRRP